One Salvia splendens isolate huo1 chromosome 12, SspV2, whole genome shotgun sequence genomic window carries:
- the LOC121757749 gene encoding uncharacterized protein LOC121757749: MPPRRNVRCENPEPTPQTVEGSVTQPIPPPPPSPPPVDREIVKLFLSQKPPVFDGMGEPATAESWIRSLERIFAILGCNERERMTCVSYQLTEAADFWWDTRMKTMPREQAAGMTWEGFKTEIYDKYVPKSYRKAKASEFYNLTQGHMTVTEYDRALSSMTRYAPDQADTDEKLAEKFRGGLRPEIRMSLASRGKLPYAEALALALDIEAAMPRRG; this comes from the coding sequence atgccgccaagacgcaaCGTAAGATGTGAGAACCCGGAACCTACCCCTCAGACGGTAGAAGGAAGTGTGACACAACCCatccctccaccaccaccttctccacCTCCGGTTGACCGTGAGATCGTAAAGTTGTTCTTAAGTCAGAAACCtcccgtctttgatggaatggggGAGCCAGCCACGGCCGAATCTTGGATACGCTCATTAGAGCGCATTTTCGCAATCTTGGGGTGCAACGAAAGAGAACGAATGACTTGTGTGTCCTACCAGCTAACCGAGGCTGCCGACTTTTGGTGGGACACacggatgaagacaatgccccgagagCAAGCAGCGGGAATGACTTGGGAGGGTTTCAAGACAGAGATATACGATAAGTATGTACCCAAAAGCTATCGGAAGGCGAAGGCATCTGAATTCTACAACCTGACCCAAGGGCACATGACTGTGACCGAGTATGATCGTGCGCTCAGCAGCATGACTCGATATGCACCTGACCAAGCCGATACCGACGAAAAGCTGGCCGAAAAGTTCCGTGGAGGACTAAGGCCTGAGATAAGAATgtcgttggctagtcgtgggaAACTACCCTACGCGGAAGCTTTGGCCCTTGCACTagacattgaggcagctatgcccaggAGAGGGTGA